The DNA window TGCTGCGTACATGGGACATGCTGCAGCAGGTCAATGTCGCCAAGGTGGCGGTCAGCATCAACCCGGATCAGCGCGAGGAGGCCGTGCGTGCCGGGCTGCCCACCCTGGTTGACCGCTTTGACAGTGTCGGCCCGGTGGCAGGGCTGCTCAGCGCGCAGCTGGCCGAGCCGGACGCGGGTTGGCTGGTCGTCGCCTGCGACCTGCCCTTGCTAGACGTCGCCACACTGGAATCACTCATCAAGGCGCGAGCCCCGAACTGTGACGCCACCGTGTTTGACAGCCGCCACGATGGGCTTCCGGAACCGCTGTGCGCCATCTGGGAACCTTCGTCGACCCAGCTCCTGAAGCAGCGCTACGAGGCTGGGCTGTACTGCCCGCGCAGCGCCCTGCTGCAGCTGCGCACCCAGCGTCTGCCCTCGCCCGGACAGGCCCTGGACAACGTCAATACGCCTGAGGAACTGATTCAGGCACAGCGCCAACTGGAGTTGAACTGATGCCACAACTGGAACTTCGTTACTACGCACAGTTGCGCGACCAGGCCCGGATCAGCACGGAGCGGGTGGAGACCGGTGCCACTTCGCCAGCATCGCTGTATGAGCAGCTGCGCGAGCGGCACGGATTCAGCCTGCCGGCTTCGCTGTTGAAAGTGGCAGTCAACGCCCGCTTCTGCGGTTGGGACCAACCCCTGCGTGACGGGGACACGGTTGTATTCATTCCACCGGTCAACGGCGGATGAACAGTTCCGTGATGTCCGGTTTCTCGGTCAGCGCCCTGCCCTTGGACGTCACCACGCTGCGAAGTGCGCTGGCGAATCCAGCGCATGGCGGGTTCTGTGCCTTCGAGGGCTGGGTCCGCAACCGCAATGATGGCCGGGAGGTCGAAGGCCTGGAGTATGAGGTTTACGCGGAACTGGCACTGGCGGAAGGTGAAACCATTCTTGCCGAGGCCCGCGAACGCTTCGGCACCATCGAAGCGGTGGGCGTGCATCGCACCGGCACCCTGCAGGTGGGCGAACTTGCGGTGTGGGTAGGCGTGTCCTCCCCACATCGGGACGCCGCGTTCCGGGCGTGTCGTTACATCATCGATGCATTCAAGCATCGGTTACCGGTGTGGAAGAAGGAACTGTACCTGGACGGGGATACGCAATGGGTGGTCTGCTCGCATGGCAGCGCTGAAACGCCGCACGCCACCGGGTTCGAGCCGGACTACTCGCGCCAGACCCGGCTGCGTGACGTCGGCGAGCAGGGCCAGGCCAGGCTCGCCGCCGCCCGCGTGCTGGTGATAGGTGCCGGCGGGCTGGGCAGCCCTGCCCTCACCTATCTGGCGGCCACCGGCATCGGCACCTTGGGCATCGTCGACGGCGACCGCGTCGAGGCCAGCAACCTGCATCGGCAGACCCTGTACACCGCGGCGGACATCGGGCAACCCAAGGCCGTCATGGCGGCCCAACGCGTGCGCGCGCAGAACCCGACGCTGTCGGTTAAGGTCTTCACCGAACCGCTGGGTGCCGACAACGTGGTGGACGTCTTCCGGCAGTTCGACCTGGCACTGGAATGCACTGACGACATGGAGAGCCGCTATCTGAGCAGCGATGCGGCGCAGATGGCCGGCATTCCGCTGGTTCTGGCCAGCGTGCATCAATATGAGGGGCAGTTGCAGGTCATCCTGCCGGGAGGTCCCTGCCTGCGTTGCCTGTGGCCGGAGCCTCCCGACGCGGGCCTGCTGGGCAGTTGTGCGGAATCGGGCGTACTGGGCACCGTCCCGGGCGTGCTCGGTACGCTGCAGGCCCATGAAGCGCTCAAACTTCTGTTGGACCTGCCGGGCCGTCGCCCGGGAGAGCTGCTGCTGGTTGATCTGATGGACACCACCCTGCAGCGCTTGCCCATTGACCCGGCGGCGGGCTGCGCCCTCCATGGAGGGTGCGCTGACGTCGCTGCACGTGCGCTGGAAGCGCGGAGCGCGGAAAGCGATCTGGAGCGCGCGTTCGACTCACTGGCAGCCGCCGTATCAGCCGGGTTTCATCTGGTCGATCTGCGTGAAGCAGATGAGCGAGCGGCGCTTCCCAGTGGCGTAGATGCCCTGTGCAGGCCGTACTCCAGTTGGAGCGCGGACCCGTTCACGGCACCTGCCTCCGGCCCCGTCCTGCTGTTCTGCGCCACTGGCAAGCGCAGCAATGCGGCGGCGCGCTTCCTGCGCGAGCGTGGGCACGCCGAAGCGTTTTCACTGCAAGGCGGCCTGCGCCGGCTGCAGCAGATGCACTCCGCACGTGAAGACGCGCTTCACCATCCGCCAACCGGCTGTTCCGCATCATCAGCGTGTCGGCACGCATGATCAGCGCCGTGCCCCATCCCGTGAGCCAGGCTGTACCAGCCAACGAGGAGCCCGTGCATGAGTACCCCGCCCTACCTTTCCCTGTCACGTCGTGACGTACTGAAACTCGGCGCAGGGTCGGCCACCAGCATGGCATTGCCTGCAGTCGTGGCCCAGGCGCAGACTCCCGCCGATGCGCGCCCGCCGGTAACCGCACGCGTCGCTTTCGAGGTGAACGGAAAGCCGCGCAGTCTGGAGGTGGACACCCGCGTCACCCTGCTGGACGCGTTGCGGGAACATCTGCAGCTCACCGGAACCAAGAAGGGCTGCGACCATGGCCAATGCGGTGCCTGCACGGTGCTGGTGGACGGTCGCCGCATCAATGCCTGTCTCACCTTGGCGGTAATGCACGAGGGTGCAAAGATCACCACGATTGAAGGACTGGGTTCGCCGGATGATCTGCACCCGATGCAGGCGGCCTTCGTGAAGCACGATGGATACCAGTGCGGCTACTGCACGCCCGGCCAGATCTGCTCGGCGGTGGCGGTCCTGCAGGAACTGCGTGACGATATTCCCAGCCACGTCACCGGCGATCTTGACCGGCGCGCGGCCCTGTCCGGCGACGAGATCCGCGAGCGCATGAGTGGCAACATCTGCCGCTGCGGCGCTTATTCCAACATCGTCGAGGCGATCGAAGAAGTCGGGGGCCGCGGCGCATGAAGGCTTTCACCTATGAACGCGTCAGCACGCCTGCCGAGGCGGCTGCGGCCGCCGC is part of the Stenotrophomonas oahuensis genome and encodes:
- a CDS encoding NTP transferase domain-containing protein yields the protein MSAPLFALLLSGGNSRRMRTDKALLEYAGRPQLLRTWDMLQQVNVAKVAVSINPDQREEAVRAGLPTLVDRFDSVGPVAGLLSAQLAEPDAGWLVVACDLPLLDVATLESLIKARAPNCDATVFDSRHDGLPEPLCAIWEPSSTQLLKQRYEAGLYCPRSALLQLRTQRLPSPGQALDNVNTPEELIQAQRQLELN
- a CDS encoding MoaD/ThiS family protein is translated as MPQLELRYYAQLRDQARISTERVETGATSPASLYEQLRERHGFSLPASLLKVAVNARFCGWDQPLRDGDTVVFIPPVNGG
- a CDS encoding ThiF family adenylyltransferase translates to MNSSVMSGFSVSALPLDVTTLRSALANPAHGGFCAFEGWVRNRNDGREVEGLEYEVYAELALAEGETILAEARERFGTIEAVGVHRTGTLQVGELAVWVGVSSPHRDAAFRACRYIIDAFKHRLPVWKKELYLDGDTQWVVCSHGSAETPHATGFEPDYSRQTRLRDVGEQGQARLAAARVLVIGAGGLGSPALTYLAATGIGTLGIVDGDRVEASNLHRQTLYTAADIGQPKAVMAAQRVRAQNPTLSVKVFTEPLGADNVVDVFRQFDLALECTDDMESRYLSSDAAQMAGIPLVLASVHQYEGQLQVILPGGPCLRCLWPEPPDAGLLGSCAESGVLGTVPGVLGTLQAHEALKLLLDLPGRRPGELLLVDLMDTTLQRLPIDPAAGCALHGGCADVAARALEARSAESDLERAFDSLAAAVSAGFHLVDLREADERAALPSGVDALCRPYSSWSADPFTAPASGPVLLFCATGKRSNAAARFLRERGHAEAFSLQGGLRRLQQMHSAREDALHHPPTGCSASSACRHA
- the paoA gene encoding aldehyde dehydrogenase iron-sulfur subunit PaoA, whose protein sequence is MSTPPYLSLSRRDVLKLGAGSATSMALPAVVAQAQTPADARPPVTARVAFEVNGKPRSLEVDTRVTLLDALREHLQLTGTKKGCDHGQCGACTVLVDGRRINACLTLAVMHEGAKITTIEGLGSPDDLHPMQAAFVKHDGYQCGYCTPGQICSAVAVLQELRDDIPSHVTGDLDRRAALSGDEIRERMSGNICRCGAYSNIVEAIEEVGGRGA